From Pelosinus fermentans DSM 17108, the proteins below share one genomic window:
- a CDS encoding transporter substrate-binding domain-containing protein, with product MKTATKKRALLNIFLVFLLLTGLALITGCGSSSDKQADAAKTYYVATRGTFKPFTYMDDKDQLTGYDIEILKEVQKRNKDIKFDFKTMSIESAFVSLTSNQIDLIANQMGRNEERAAKYTFTKEVNNYTRTKITVKGDRNDITTLDDLKGKTMVLVPTSESARLIKKYNETAEPKINLIYTDKGSAETLNLVATGRADASADYEVAVTEAKKTLGLDVKSVGKVISGVPTYFILRKDDESQKLADKIDATLKEMKADGTLQKLSEQFLGADYTSSSKE from the coding sequence ATGAAAACAGCAACAAAAAAAAGAGCACTACTAAACATATTTTTAGTTTTTCTATTACTTACAGGGCTAGCCCTCATCACAGGATGCGGTTCCAGCAGCGACAAACAGGCTGATGCGGCTAAAACCTATTATGTAGCAACCAGAGGAACATTTAAACCATTTACCTATATGGATGATAAAGATCAATTAACCGGTTATGATATTGAGATTTTAAAAGAAGTACAAAAAAGAAATAAAGATATTAAATTTGATTTTAAAACCATGAGCATTGAAAGTGCCTTTGTCAGTCTGACATCAAATCAGATTGATCTCATTGCAAACCAAATGGGGCGCAATGAAGAACGGGCCGCCAAATATACCTTTACCAAAGAAGTTAACAATTACACACGCACCAAAATTACAGTGAAAGGTGATCGAAATGACATCACTACACTGGATGACTTAAAAGGAAAAACGATGGTGTTAGTCCCTACCAGCGAGTCAGCCAGATTAATTAAAAAGTATAACGAAACTGCCGAGCCTAAAATCAATTTGATTTATACGGATAAAGGATCTGCTGAAACATTGAATTTAGTTGCCACAGGCCGGGCCGATGCCAGTGCCGACTATGAAGTTGCAGTAACAGAAGCAAAGAAAACCTTAGGTCTGGATGTGAAAAGTGTTGGCAAGGTAATTTCCGGCGTGCCTACTTACTTTATCCTAAGAAAAGATGATGAATCTCAGAAATTAGCTGACAAAATTGACGCCACATTAAAAGAAATGAAAGCTGATGGTACACTTCAAAAATTATCTGAACAATTCTTAGGGGCAGATTATACATCTTCCTCTAAGGAATAG
- a CDS encoding helix-turn-helix transcriptional regulator, giving the protein METTLGDRIKQLRSELTQEALATILQVDRSTLASWEINRREPDIATLRRIASYFKVSIDWLVGFDAEDSLSSDQENCVRESIPSYQASTDKRWKKVITLAEQYGFDPDLVCHILELNVKLTLSLKKDCHPKKKF; this is encoded by the coding sequence ATGGAAACAACATTAGGAGATCGAATAAAACAATTACGGAGTGAGTTAACCCAAGAAGCATTAGCGACGATTCTTCAGGTTGATCGCTCCACGCTTGCTTCCTGGGAAATTAACCGTCGTGAACCGGATATTGCAACACTTAGGCGTATTGCCAGTTATTTTAAGGTAAGTATTGATTGGTTAGTCGGATTTGACGCAGAAGATTCGCTTTCATCAGATCAGGAAAACTGTGTTCGTGAAAGTATTCCTAGCTATCAGGCGAGTACAGATAAACGATGGAAGAAAGTAATAACTCTTGCTGAGCAGTATGGATTTGATCCTGATCTAGTATGCCATATTCTGGAATTGAATGTAAAATTAACGTTGTCATTGAAAAAGGATTGTCATCCAAAGAAGAAGTTTTGA
- a CDS encoding amino acid ABC transporter permease: MNNILEFSFMWDTFVHLLQFIPVTLFLAIISMLLASIIGLASAIVQLRNIPILKQIATVYLLIGRAVPTMVMLYIVYFGLPILLLVFTEKTGIDTGYQHIPPMVFAIAGLTVHTGAYLTEIFRAAILSIDKGQMEAALSVGMTWFQGFYRIIFRQAALVAVPLLANQFLGLIKSTSIVFTITVIELLGGAKIASVETYRYLETYLVVAIMYWSISIVFEKLFLLAEQKLGIFKKEANI; encoded by the coding sequence ATGAACAATATATTAGAATTTTCATTTATGTGGGATACTTTTGTTCATTTATTACAATTCATCCCTGTTACCTTATTTCTAGCAATTATCAGCATGCTATTAGCAAGTATTATCGGTTTGGCCAGCGCGATCGTGCAACTTAGAAATATACCGATTCTAAAACAAATCGCGACTGTTTATTTGCTGATTGGCCGGGCAGTACCCACCATGGTCATGCTGTATATCGTGTATTTCGGCTTGCCGATTCTGCTGCTGGTATTCACGGAAAAAACGGGAATCGATACAGGATATCAGCATATACCTCCAATGGTATTTGCAATTGCAGGCCTTACAGTGCACACCGGAGCCTATCTAACAGAAATCTTTAGAGCTGCCATACTATCCATCGATAAGGGACAGATGGAAGCAGCCTTGTCCGTTGGTATGACTTGGTTTCAAGGGTTTTATCGAATCATCTTCAGGCAGGCAGCATTAGTTGCCGTACCGCTGCTTGCAAATCAATTCTTAGGGTTGATTAAAAGCACATCCATTGTATTTACCATAACGGTGATCGAACTGTTAGGCGGTGCCAAGATTGCATCTGTGGAAACCTATCGTTATTTAGAAACCTACTTAGTCGTAGCGATTATGTATTGGAGCATCAGCATCGTCTTTGAGAAGCTCTTTTTGCTTGCCGAACAGAAATTAGGAATTTTCAAGAAGGAAGCTAACATATGA
- a CDS encoding MGDG synthase family glycosyltransferase, producing MEEKIVAGIIGKSDSERCLMVSKPTKIMFAISDTGGGHRSAAASIIAALDKELSIQSTIVDFLRTTNFPGLRKAPEIYDYCSKNHVWLNNLFFKKTNSINRIKALTRIVYFQSRYSIKQAIANSKPDAVVAVHPLVIGLLHQTRKASRGTWPIIAVVTDLVTIHASWATPGADVYLVPTQDAFQSLIQYGIPYSQIIYTGFPVHPKFRDFPISKQQACGELGIKNDAFTILLTGGGVGAGNMREWVHTLKAQCPDKQILVITGNNKELYNEIKKSNFHFNGLHVYGFVDNMEKLMAASDVIVSKAGPGTLMEGVTMKKPLIVTEAVGIQETGNIDFITKNQLGYHCPTPKEACKRINQIANSVSYGNLTYKDVSAINGSQNIADIILDTMNAAVAANPSMQSHEKQIFIGA from the coding sequence ATGGAAGAAAAAATAGTTGCTGGCATCATCGGAAAATCTGATAGTGAGAGGTGTCTCATGGTAAGTAAGCCTACAAAGATTATGTTCGCAATATCAGATACAGGCGGTGGACATCGCAGTGCTGCAGCATCGATTATAGCTGCACTTGATAAAGAACTGAGCATACAATCTACCATTGTTGATTTCCTGCGGACTACAAATTTTCCAGGGCTAAGAAAAGCCCCAGAAATTTATGATTACTGCTCGAAGAATCATGTATGGCTAAACAATTTGTTCTTTAAGAAAACGAATAGCATCAATCGTATTAAGGCACTGACAAGGATTGTATATTTTCAATCCCGCTATAGTATAAAGCAAGCCATAGCAAATAGTAAGCCAGATGCTGTTGTGGCTGTTCATCCACTTGTCATTGGTTTATTACATCAAACGCGCAAAGCATCTCGTGGGACTTGGCCAATCATAGCTGTCGTTACCGATCTCGTTACGATACATGCGTCATGGGCAACACCAGGAGCAGATGTATACTTGGTTCCTACACAAGACGCATTTCAATCCCTCATCCAGTACGGTATTCCCTATAGCCAGATTATCTATACCGGTTTTCCGGTACATCCTAAATTTAGAGACTTTCCTATATCAAAACAGCAAGCCTGTGGTGAACTTGGGATAAAGAATGATGCATTTACAATTCTTCTTACAGGTGGTGGAGTAGGGGCGGGAAATATGCGTGAATGGGTGCATACACTAAAAGCACAGTGTCCTGACAAACAAATTTTGGTTATAACAGGAAATAACAAAGAGTTATATAATGAAATTAAGAAGTCCAACTTCCATTTCAATGGACTGCATGTTTATGGTTTTGTTGATAACATGGAAAAACTGATGGCCGCAAGTGATGTAATTGTTTCCAAGGCTGGTCCTGGTACTCTTATGGAAGGCGTGACAATGAAAAAGCCGCTGATTGTTACGGAAGCAGTCGGCATTCAAGAGACTGGCAATATTGACTTTATTACCAAAAACCAATTAGGCTATCACTGCCCGACTCCAAAAGAAGCATGCAAAAGAATTAACCAAATTGCTAACTCGGTTTCTTACGGTAATCTAACATATAAGGATGTATCAGCTATAAATGGTTCCCAGAATATCGCTGATATTATTCTTGATACCATGAACGCAGCGGTCGCTGCCAACCCCTCTATGCAATCCCATGAAAAACAGATTTTTATCGGTGCATGA
- a CDS encoding indolepyruvate ferredoxin oxidoreductase subunit alpha: MHLKQYYIHPDRCTRCHHCLAVCPADAIELTETGKAQIRNLKCIRCKACKKVCRQSAISYRVRLQF; the protein is encoded by the coding sequence ATGCATCTTAAGCAGTATTATATCCATCCCGATCGTTGTACACGCTGTCACCACTGTCTTGCGGTTTGCCCGGCAGACGCAATTGAGCTGACGGAAACAGGCAAAGCGCAAATCCGAAATTTAAAGTGTATACGTTGCAAAGCCTGTAAAAAAGTGTGCCGCCAAAGTGCCATATCATATCGGGTTCGACTGCAGTTTTAA
- a CDS encoding response regulator transcription factor — protein sequence MKRILIIEDDLDIAELERDYLQLNGYRAEIVQDGMLGLKKAASSVYDAVVVDLMLPNKDGFEIIKEIRKNQEIPVIVVSAKVDDIDKIRGLDVGADDYLTKPFSPAELVARIKAHLKRYQRLKGPSLSLEVIQHKGLEINTASHKVFVYGKEVQLTTKEYELLLFLASNPNIVFSKEHLFDTIWDNESFGEVATVAVHIQKIRKKIETDSTNPEFIETLWGTGYRFNSM from the coding sequence ATGAAACGTATTTTGATTATTGAAGACGACCTGGATATTGCAGAACTGGAACGGGATTATCTGCAGCTAAACGGCTATAGAGCAGAAATTGTTCAAGATGGAATGCTGGGATTAAAAAAGGCAGCTTCCTCCGTATATGACGCAGTTGTCGTGGATTTGATGCTCCCTAATAAAGATGGCTTTGAGATCATCAAAGAGATTCGAAAAAATCAGGAAATCCCCGTGATTGTCGTCTCTGCTAAAGTAGATGACATCGATAAAATCAGAGGACTGGATGTTGGTGCAGATGATTACTTAACTAAGCCATTCAGTCCGGCAGAACTGGTAGCAAGAATAAAAGCTCACCTCAAACGCTACCAGAGACTAAAAGGACCCTCCCTCTCTCTTGAAGTGATACAGCATAAGGGCTTGGAAATCAATACTGCCTCTCACAAAGTCTTTGTATATGGCAAGGAAGTGCAACTGACGACAAAGGAATATGAGCTTTTACTTTTTTTAGCTTCTAATCCGAATATTGTTTTTAGTAAAGAGCATCTTTTTGACACCATCTGGGATAATGAAAGTTTTGGTGAGGTAGCCACTGTAGCAGTCCATATCCAAAAAATACGCAAAAAGATTGAAACCGACTCAACCAATCCTGAATTCATTGAAACCCTGTGGGGTACAGGATATCGCTTTAATTCAATGTAA
- a CDS encoding M20 metallopeptidase family protein: MNDINEKINALTAALYPELVALRHRIHENPELSNQEYQTAELVEKVLTDWNIQYTRLPNSTAIIAQVKGTLEGEQSIGIRADMDALPIDEDTSLEFSSKNKGVMHACGHDLHTVNLLGTGYVLSQLKDHFAGTVKLVFQPAEEIGGGAQEILDFGVLENPKVTAFLAAHVSEDVKTGYIQVKEEEVMLASSQFTIQLSGRGGHASAPHQTDDIILAAAKLILELQSIPGRKINHLEPAVITVGSIHGGSRSNIIPKELALTGTIRTQNNTLHPQIHEHIIAILKAHELITGIKGTASFRFGSGAVYNDPAKTQEFVTAAAAIIGEDHVLKARFPGNGSENFYRFSKEVPSVFFRIGVNHDPSEKIEPAHSPKFTASDEALETGVRVTTAAAIAFLQKAGLRV; this comes from the coding sequence ATGAATGATATAAATGAAAAAATAAATGCACTTACCGCAGCTCTCTATCCTGAATTAGTTGCACTTCGCCATAGGATACACGAAAATCCGGAGCTCAGCAATCAGGAATATCAGACTGCTGAGCTAGTTGAAAAAGTGCTTACAGATTGGAACATACAATACACGAGATTGCCGAACAGTACGGCGATTATAGCCCAAGTGAAGGGAACTCTAGAGGGCGAGCAAAGCATTGGTATACGAGCTGATATGGATGCACTGCCAATTGATGAAGACACATCACTGGAGTTTTCTTCGAAAAATAAGGGTGTCATGCATGCCTGCGGACATGATCTTCATACCGTAAATCTTTTGGGTACAGGATATGTATTGTCCCAGTTAAAAGATCACTTTGCTGGTACTGTCAAATTAGTATTTCAGCCGGCTGAAGAAATCGGCGGCGGTGCCCAGGAAATACTTGATTTTGGTGTCTTAGAAAATCCAAAGGTAACAGCCTTCTTAGCTGCCCACGTTTCCGAAGATGTCAAAACAGGTTATATTCAAGTAAAAGAGGAAGAAGTGATGCTGGCCTCCAGCCAGTTCACCATCCAGTTAAGCGGTCGGGGCGGTCATGCTTCAGCACCTCATCAAACAGACGATATCATTTTGGCAGCAGCAAAGTTAATTCTGGAACTTCAGTCCATCCCTGGAAGAAAGATAAACCACCTAGAGCCGGCAGTAATTACAGTTGGCAGTATTCATGGCGGCAGCCGCAGCAATATCATTCCTAAAGAATTAGCGTTAACTGGAACCATTCGAACTCAAAATAACACATTGCATCCACAAATTCATGAACATATCATTGCCATTCTAAAAGCCCACGAATTGATTACAGGCATTAAGGGAACCGCATCCTTTCGCTTCGGATCAGGAGCTGTTTATAATGATCCGGCAAAAACCCAAGAATTCGTAACAGCAGCTGCTGCTATTATCGGTGAAGATCATGTATTAAAAGCCAGATTTCCCGGTAATGGCTCAGAGAACTTCTACCGTTTTTCAAAAGAAGTCCCCTCTGTGTTTTTCCGCATTGGAGTAAATCATGATCCTTCCGAAAAGATAGAACCCGCTCACAGTCCAAAGTTCACAGCTTCTGATGAAGCATTAGAAACGGGTGTAAGGGTTACAACCGCTGCAGCCATTGCATTTTTACAAAAAGCAGGATTAAGAGTATGA
- a CDS encoding sensor histidine kinase — protein sequence MHRHDDSKYSPDNLNTKDKGDFPATFRQFHHRHHRHHHGRFLQHYTYFRYLRPLGIAFTFVILYLAFYWGGNKEIGILFVTLLAVKEIIHFFFMWRLEKNIFKPMINLKQGLDEVTKGNYTIKVKNELSSDLGIVIDAFNEMTEKLYENEKLQMEYEENRKALIANISHDLKTPITAIQGYVEALIDSSISSKENQTKYLKTIHHNAIYVNKLIDDLFLFAKLDMQKLEFQYQCTKIRPFMDDLIAEYRFDFSERNIQFYYDVLLEEDVKVNLDGKRFHQAINNILNNAIQYGPAVGLSIEVIVYQQKDAVCIDIKDNGPGIPTEKLPFVFDRFYRIHRERPKETAGTGLGLAITKELIEAHGGKIILSSNLNQGSCFSIQLPICQKNDGEIVQ from the coding sequence ATGCACAGACATGACGACTCAAAATATTCCCCTGACAATTTGAATACCAAAGACAAGGGCGACTTCCCTGCTACCTTTCGGCAATTTCATCATCGTCATCACAGACACCATCATGGACGTTTTCTGCAGCACTATACCTATTTTCGCTATCTTCGTCCACTAGGCATTGCCTTTACCTTTGTTATTCTCTACTTAGCATTTTACTGGGGGGGTAACAAGGAGATCGGCATCCTTTTTGTCACGCTGCTTGCAGTGAAAGAAATCATCCATTTTTTCTTTATGTGGCGCTTAGAAAAAAATATATTTAAGCCTATGATTAACTTAAAACAGGGTCTGGATGAAGTCACCAAGGGAAATTATACGATTAAAGTAAAAAATGAACTGTCTAGTGATCTTGGCATCGTAATTGATGCTTTTAATGAAATGACGGAAAAATTATATGAAAATGAAAAGCTTCAAATGGAGTATGAAGAAAACCGCAAGGCATTAATCGCCAATATATCCCATGACCTTAAAACACCGATAACTGCCATTCAAGGCTATGTGGAAGCACTTATAGATTCTTCCATTTCGTCGAAAGAAAACCAAACTAAATATTTAAAAACCATTCATCATAATGCAATTTACGTTAATAAACTAATTGATGATTTATTCTTGTTTGCAAAGTTAGACATGCAAAAGCTGGAGTTTCAATATCAATGTACAAAGATTCGACCATTTATGGATGATTTGATTGCAGAATATCGTTTTGATTTTAGCGAGCGAAATATTCAGTTTTACTATGATGTACTGCTGGAGGAAGATGTCAAAGTCAATTTGGACGGGAAACGCTTTCACCAAGCCATTAATAATATTTTGAACAACGCCATTCAATATGGTCCTGCTGTAGGTTTATCAATAGAAGTGATCGTCTACCAGCAAAAAGACGCTGTTTGTATTGACATCAAAGATAATGGACCTGGTATTCCCACTGAAAAGCTCCCCTTTGTCTTTGACCGATTTTATCGCATCCACAGGGAACGTCCAAAAGAAACAGCAGGTACCGGACTGGGCCTAGCCATTACCAAAGAGCTTATCGAAGCACATGGAGGAAAAATTATCCTTTCCAGCAACCTAAACCAAGGAAGCTGTTTTTCGATTCAGCTTCCCATTTGTCAGAAAAATGACGGGGAGATTGTACAATGA
- a CDS encoding amino acid ABC transporter permease: MGNYFDLGYLIKTFPIILSYVHTSLLITLVAGVIGIVIGSIVALIRINKITVLDKLAAIYISFIRGTPFLVQLFLAYFGLPELMQKLGYQGIREIPTLFYVFIVFSLHVGAYIAEIIRSAILAVDKGQLEAAYSIGMGAIQAYSRIILPQAFSIAIPTICNIIISTLKGTSLVFNVGVIDMMRKADLMGANSHRSLELYINVAIIYILLVFIISKVSTFIEKRQVGYHQMSNL, translated from the coding sequence TTGGGAAATTATTTTGATTTAGGCTACTTGATTAAGACGTTCCCGATCATACTGTCCTATGTGCATACTTCATTGCTGATTACCCTTGTTGCAGGGGTAATCGGCATTGTCATCGGAAGTATTGTAGCATTGATTCGTATTAATAAGATTACTGTTTTAGATAAATTGGCTGCCATCTACATCTCTTTCATACGAGGAACTCCCTTCTTAGTACAACTTTTCTTGGCTTATTTTGGTCTGCCCGAGCTTATGCAAAAATTAGGCTATCAAGGGATTCGCGAGATACCGACATTGTTTTATGTATTTATTGTATTTTCCCTCCATGTGGGGGCTTATATTGCAGAAATCATTCGCAGTGCTATTTTAGCTGTAGACAAAGGTCAATTAGAAGCGGCCTATTCCATCGGTATGGGAGCGATTCAAGCCTATAGCCGGATTATACTGCCTCAGGCCTTTAGTATTGCAATCCCTACCATTTGCAATATCATTATATCCACATTAAAGGGAACCTCCCTAGTCTTTAATGTGGGAGTGATTGATATGATGCGTAAAGCAGATTTGATGGGTGCAAACAGCCATCGAAGCTTAGAGCTGTATATTAATGTTGCCATAATCTATATTCTTTTGGTATTTATCATCAGTAAAGTATCAACATTTATCGAAAAAAGACAAGTCGGTTATCATCAAATGAGCAATCTATAA
- a CDS encoding gluconate:H+ symporter, which produces MDQSIPMLFVLGIAILMIIVLSIKFRIHAFLSLMGACFFIAFATGMPLAKIGTSIEAGMGGTLGFLAPILALGAIIGKMMEISGGAEKLSRTLINIMGKNKAAWAMMIVAYICGIPVFLQVGIVLLTPILFCVVLESKQPLVQVALSMLVALTVVHCVIPPHPAAMAISLALKADVGKVIFYGLLVGLPATAIAGPLFGKLISKKYDFQPPDQYCNLERTPDADLPKFGITLFTILLPLLLMIGKTIIEMVADKNAAFMPIVNFIGSPITALFLAAILSYYVMGWKRGHSLAVLAKQTDAAMGPMASIILVIGAAGAFNRIILDSGIGDVLKAVLTAIQISPLIMAWVIAIVMRFAIGSATVAMMTSAGFIIPVLAQYPNLDPALVAIAIGAGAIGASHVTDPGFWFVKESLGIPMNKMFGIYTASTTIASVVGLAGVLLLAQIIG; this is translated from the coding sequence ATGGACCAATCGATACCTATGCTTTTCGTATTGGGAATTGCCATTCTCATGATTATTGTTCTGAGTATTAAATTTCGTATCCACGCGTTTCTTTCTTTGATGGGGGCTTGTTTTTTTATCGCTTTTGCTACAGGGATGCCATTAGCTAAAATAGGAACGTCTATTGAGGCTGGTATGGGAGGAACCTTAGGGTTTCTTGCCCCAATACTTGCCTTGGGGGCGATTATTGGTAAAATGATGGAGATATCCGGCGGTGCCGAAAAACTATCCCGCACGCTTATTAATATCATGGGTAAAAATAAAGCGGCATGGGCGATGATGATTGTTGCTTATATCTGTGGTATTCCTGTATTTTTACAGGTTGGCATAGTCTTGTTAACCCCCATTCTATTTTGTGTTGTGCTAGAATCCAAGCAGCCTCTGGTACAAGTGGCCTTGTCGATGCTGGTAGCACTTACTGTCGTACATTGCGTTATTCCTCCCCATCCTGCTGCAATGGCGATTTCCTTAGCATTAAAAGCCGATGTCGGGAAGGTCATTTTTTATGGTTTGTTAGTTGGCCTTCCTGCGACAGCAATTGCAGGACCCTTATTTGGCAAACTCATTTCTAAAAAGTATGATTTTCAGCCGCCGGATCAGTATTGCAATCTGGAACGGACTCCAGACGCTGATTTACCGAAATTCGGAATCACTCTTTTTACGATTTTACTGCCATTACTGTTAATGATCGGTAAAACCATTATCGAGATGGTTGCAGATAAAAATGCAGCTTTTATGCCGATTGTCAACTTTATCGGCAGTCCAATTACGGCACTTTTCTTGGCTGCTATTTTGTCTTATTATGTTATGGGATGGAAACGTGGACATAGTTTGGCGGTTCTAGCCAAGCAAACCGATGCAGCAATGGGACCTATGGCTTCGATTATTCTTGTTATTGGTGCGGCTGGTGCCTTTAATCGGATTATTTTGGACAGTGGTATTGGTGATGTATTGAAAGCAGTGCTTACGGCCATTCAAATCAGTCCTTTGATCATGGCATGGGTTATCGCCATTGTTATGCGATTTGCCATTGGCAGTGCCACTGTGGCAATGATGACATCGGCGGGATTTATCATTCCCGTGCTTGCACAGTATCCCAACCTTGATCCAGCATTAGTGGCTATTGCTATAGGTGCCGGAGCCATTGGCGCTTCCCATGTAACTGACCCGGGTTTCTGGTTTGTAAAAGAATCACTCGGTATTCCAATGAATAAGATGTTCGGAATTTATACGGCATCAACAACCATTGCCTCTGTAGTTGGCTTGGCAGGTGTATTGTTGTTAGCTCAAATTATAGGATAA